The following are encoded in a window of Sminthopsis crassicaudata isolate SCR6 chromosome 3, ASM4859323v1, whole genome shotgun sequence genomic DNA:
- the METTL21A gene encoding LOW QUALITY PROTEIN: protein N-lysine methyltransferase METTL21A (The sequence of the model RefSeq protein was modified relative to this genomic sequence to represent the inferred CDS: deleted 3 bases in 3 codons), protein MLTPRPCTQTEGKPSPWTKDTMALVPYDAEGLGIQKFYKPLTTYKFVNHTIQIKQDWKQLGVAAVVWDAAIVLCTYLEMGAFNLQGCSAVELGAGTGLVGIVAALLGAHVTITDRKIALDFLKSNVQANLPHDIQPKAVVKELTWGQNLGNFSSGKFDLILGADIIYLEETFADLLQTLEHLCSDHSVILLSCRIRYERDQNFLKMLGNHFTVHEVHYDLEKDVHVYKAHRRNHKEDL, encoded by the exons ATGCTTACCCCCAGGCCCTGCACCCAG ACTGAAGGCAAACCCTCTCCATGGACTAAAGACACAATGGCCTTGGTCCCCTATGACGCGGAAGGATTAGGGATCCAGAAGTTCTACAAACCTCTGACCACCTATAAGTTTGTGAATCACACCATCCAGATCAAGCAGGACTGGAAGCAGCTGGGTGTGGCAGCCGTTGTATGGGATGCG GCTATTGTTCTCTGTACTTACCTGGAGATGGGAGCTTTCAATCTTCAAGGCTGCTCTGCAGTTGAGCTAGGAGCTGGGACAGGATTAGTAGGCATTGTGGCTGCTTTGTTGG GTGCTCATGTGACCATCACAGATCGGAAAATAGCGTTAGAT TTTCTCAAGTCCAACGTTCAAGCCAAT TTGCCTCACGATATACAACCAAAAGCTGTGGTGAAGGAGTTGACTTGGGGGCAAAATTTGGGGAACTTCTCATCTGGCAAGTTCGACCTGATCCTGGGGGCTGACATCATATACTTGGAAGAGACTTTTGCAGACCTCCTTCAAACCTTGGAACATCTCTGCAGCGACCATTCTGTAATCCTTCTGTCCTGC CGCATCCGCTATGAACGGGATCAGAACTTCTTAAAGATGTTGGGAAACCATTTCACTGTTCATGAGGTTCACTATGATCTCGAGAAagatgtacatgtatataaagCTCATAGGAGAAACCATAAGGAAGACTTATAG